From Chryseobacterium gallinarum, one genomic window encodes:
- a CDS encoding SusC/RagA family TonB-linked outer membrane protein, translating into MKKLTTGLLVLVLTSSIAVANAQQKKSDTVTETKEIEGVVVTALGIKREKKALGYASQEVKGEILSDAGQTNAVSALSGNVAGVQITAPSTMGGSTRITMRGISSITGENRPLIIVDGVPLDNSNVNNIDTQRGAGGRDYGDASFDINPDDIESVTVLKGGPAAALYGSRAGNGAILYTTKSAKKGRTDIQLNTGVSFENIYIRPRLQNLYGGGSQFTLPTQTINGVTYNIQEYQTDGSWGPRYNSNLMYLPWYAFDPEFSNDYLKPVPWVAPNKDVDSFFNTGVTYTNNLSVAKSFGDTNVRLSYTNTNISGIIPTSKIKKDNFSINLNSKLSEKLKAEAVINYVHTEGFNRPEVGYGDNSVAQKFYQFGQRNLDFAKLRDYKLANGAQRTWNRTSWSNGAPKYSDNPYWTINENTSDDSRNRFFGNAGLTYNFNKNFYIVGKVYGDTYTQNISSRVAVGSQAVSNYSIEKRNVSEFNYEGRAHYNNNWGDFSLNAFAGFNIRDNKLSWLRGTTVGGLIIPGLYNLNNGRENSLATNYSEHSSIKSLFGSVSLGYKDMLFLEATGRNDWFSMLNDDQFYPSVTGSFVFSKVLQADWLSFGKIRAGWSSIAAGTAPYSRLTYTEIGLPFNGSPQYSNPNTSNDPNIKPEVKTTQELGLEASFFKNRLSVDFTYYETKSKDLIIALPVDPATGFLFKRINAGEMTNKGIEAMVNITPIKNENFSWDLTWNFARNRNKLMNLYQDLQNYVLTNAPFRAQLVAQVGQAYGTILGTDYVYDSNGNKVVDENGFYKASEIKSLGSILPDYNMGFRNTIKYKSLSLSFLIDIQQGGKYFSTTHMWGMYSGMLEETALNGNREAGVILPGVKEDGTPNDILLDAQTWGSTYYNTVDAQNVFDASYIKLRDITIGYDLPKTLIGNAFQGIRISAFARNLFAWNLAFKGVDPENTSYGSGNIQGMEGGSLPSTRTFGVNVNFKF; encoded by the coding sequence ATGAAGAAACTAACAACAGGTCTTCTTGTTTTAGTATTGACTTCTTCTATAGCTGTTGCAAATGCCCAGCAAAAGAAAAGTGATACTGTTACAGAGACTAAGGAGATTGAGGGTGTAGTGGTGACTGCACTAGGTATTAAGAGAGAAAAGAAAGCTCTTGGATATGCTTCCCAGGAAGTAAAAGGTGAAATTCTTTCTGATGCTGGCCAAACTAATGCTGTAAGTGCATTATCTGGAAATGTTGCAGGAGTTCAGATTACAGCGCCAAGTACAATGGGAGGTTCTACCAGAATTACTATGAGAGGTATTAGTTCGATTACTGGTGAGAACCGACCATTGATTATTGTAGATGGTGTGCCTTTGGATAATTCAAATGTTAACAATATTGATACCCAAAGAGGAGCTGGAGGTAGAGATTATGGAGATGCTTCTTTTGATATTAACCCTGATGATATTGAGAGTGTAACTGTATTGAAAGGAGGACCTGCTGCTGCTCTATACGGTTCAAGAGCAGGAAATGGTGCTATATTATATACTACAAAATCGGCTAAAAAAGGTAGAACTGATATTCAGTTAAATACAGGAGTTTCCTTTGAAAATATATACATCAGACCCAGACTTCAAAATTTGTATGGAGGAGGCTCTCAGTTTACATTGCCGACTCAAACTATCAATGGTGTTACTTATAATATTCAGGAATATCAAACAGATGGATCATGGGGGCCGCGATACAATTCAAACTTGATGTATCTTCCTTGGTATGCATTTGATCCTGAATTTTCAAATGATTATTTAAAACCGGTTCCATGGGTAGCTCCGAACAAAGATGTTGATTCTTTCTTTAATACAGGAGTTACTTATACAAATAACTTGTCTGTTGCAAAATCTTTTGGGGATACAAATGTTAGATTATCATATACCAATACTAATATTAGCGGTATTATTCCAACATCGAAAATTAAAAAAGATAATTTTAGTATTAATTTGAATTCAAAATTATCGGAAAAATTAAAGGCTGAAGCTGTTATTAATTATGTTCATACAGAAGGATTTAATAGGCCGGAAGTTGGATATGGAGATAACTCTGTAGCTCAAAAATTCTATCAATTTGGACAAAGAAACCTTGATTTTGCTAAATTAAGAGATTATAAATTAGCAAATGGTGCACAAAGAACATGGAACAGAACCTCCTGGAGTAACGGAGCGCCTAAGTATTCAGATAACCCATATTGGACAATTAATGAAAATACTTCAGATGATAGCAGGAATAGATTCTTTGGTAATGCAGGGTTAACATATAATTTTAATAAGAATTTTTATATTGTTGGAAAAGTGTACGGTGATACCTATACTCAAAATATAAGTTCTAGAGTGGCAGTAGGTTCACAAGCAGTTTCAAATTATTCTATTGAGAAAAGGAATGTTTCTGAATTCAATTATGAAGGTAGGGCACATTATAATAATAATTGGGGCGATTTTAGTTTGAATGCTTTTGCCGGATTTAACATTAGAGATAATAAATTAAGCTGGTTAAGAGGTACAACGGTCGGTGGACTTATTATTCCAGGCTTATATAATTTGAATAATGGTAGGGAGAACTCCTTAGCAACTAATTATTCTGAACATTCATCAATAAAAAGTTTATTTGGATCAGTTTCTTTGGGATATAAAGATATGTTATTTTTAGAAGCAACAGGAAGAAATGACTGGTTCTCAATGCTAAATGATGATCAGTTTTATCCTTCTGTAACGGGTAGTTTTGTTTTTTCGAAAGTACTTCAAGCAGATTGGTTGTCTTTTGGTAAAATAAGGGCCGGTTGGTCAAGTATAGCTGCAGGAACAGCTCCTTATAGCAGGTTAACTTATACTGAAATCGGACTGCCTTTCAATGGATCACCACAATATTCGAACCCTAACACATCCAATGATCCAAACATTAAGCCGGAAGTTAAAACAACACAAGAACTCGGACTTGAGGCAAGTTTCTTTAAAAATAGATTGAGTGTTGATTTTACCTATTATGAAACTAAATCAAAAGATCTTATTATTGCACTTCCTGTAGATCCTGCAACCGGATTTTTATTTAAGAGAATAAATGCAGGGGAGATGACCAATAAAGGAATTGAAGCTATGGTGAATATTACACCAATTAAGAATGAAAACTTTTCATGGGATCTGACATGGAACTTTGCTAGAAACCGAAATAAATTAATGAACCTGTATCAGGACTTACAAAACTATGTACTTACAAATGCGCCATTTAGAGCTCAGTTGGTAGCACAGGTTGGACAAGCTTATGGGACGATTCTGGGAACAGACTATGTGTATGATAGTAATGGAAATAAAGTTGTAGATGAAAATGGCTTCTATAAGGCTTCTGAAATTAAATCTTTAGGATCTATCCTTCCTGATTATAATATGGGCTTTAGAAATACTATCAAGTATAAATCATTAAGTTTATCATTCTTAATTGACATTCAACAAGGTGGGAAATATTTCTCAACTACACATATGTGGGGAATGTATTCGGGTATGCTGGAAGAAACTGCATTAAATGGAAATAGAGAAGCTGGAGTTATTCTTCCTGGAGTAAAAGAAGATGGAACTCCAAATGATATTCTTCTGGATGCTCAAACTTGGGGTAGTACATATTATAATACGGTTGATGCTCAAAATGTTTTCGATGCAAGTTACATTAAATTAAGAGATATTACTATTGGCTATGATTTACCTAAGACGCTTATTGGTAATGCTTTCCAAGGGATCAGAATTTCTGCATTTGCTAGAAACTTATTTGCCTGGAATCTTGCTTTTAAAGGTGTTGACCCTGAGAATACATCTTATGGATCGGGTAATATTCAAGGTATGGAAGGTGGTTCGTTGCCATCAACAAGGACTTTTGGAGTCAATGTTAACTTTAAATTTTAA
- a CDS encoding SusD/RagB family nutrient-binding outer membrane lipoprotein yields MKIIKVTTVFLSLSMLLTAVSCDKYLDINDDPNNIALDKVTPEEMLPVGITSCYSVQGRSLNKFSSVVMNATAGNSLVYGAPFIDDYKPNVSNTFYSDVWDGLFRGVANLDKVITFNDPTNKYVQHKAIAKIMKANYVQILTDLYGDMPYSEAFKGQDNLTPKYDKGEDIYKASIESIEEAIAALKTGTGDSPLSDIVFHGDNEKWVKFANTLELRYLLRMANVTGAMAAYRDQKLASLSGAQFIDEDVLENPGYSAANDAQQNPFTNYYVYLSSGTRAANFSENVASENIQIILNGNIEGDTRPVYQKFNGIVDGRRSRMFSLIGGKVLGIRQGNLPGQPGVPSGTAVSRFSYGITIGKETPPTLPNGSVNIPEYVKMASSKPGPIMTKAESKFLQAEAALRYPSLFSNAAGNFVAGITASYEFFGATGSAAYIAAIQSVPGLGWTGTDTNKMEAIMTQKWIALTGVNPEQSFFDYTKTGFPVTLSATIATNPKPNRLMYPLSEYIANANNVPAISNADVFSKNQYTPFWARN; encoded by the coding sequence ATGAAAATTATAAAAGTAACTACAGTATTTTTATCTCTTTCCATGTTGCTGACAGCAGTATCATGTGATAAGTATCTTGATATTAACGATGATCCTAATAATATTGCATTAGATAAAGTTACACCGGAAGAAATGCTTCCAGTAGGAATTACATCTTGTTATTCTGTGCAGGGAAGATCTTTAAATAAATTCAGCAGTGTTGTAATGAATGCAACAGCAGGTAATTCATTGGTGTATGGAGCTCCATTTATTGATGATTATAAGCCTAATGTATCCAATACATTTTACAGTGATGTTTGGGATGGTTTATTCCGAGGAGTAGCAAATTTGGATAAAGTAATCACTTTTAACGATCCTACTAACAAATACGTTCAGCATAAGGCTATCGCTAAAATTATGAAAGCTAACTACGTGCAAATATTAACAGATTTATACGGAGATATGCCATATTCTGAAGCATTTAAAGGACAGGATAACCTTACTCCTAAATATGATAAAGGAGAAGATATCTATAAAGCTTCTATTGAAAGTATAGAAGAAGCTATTGCAGCATTAAAAACGGGTACAGGTGATTCTCCATTAAGTGATATTGTATTTCATGGAGATAATGAAAAATGGGTGAAATTTGCTAATACATTGGAGCTTAGGTATTTGTTAAGAATGGCTAATGTGACAGGTGCTATGGCAGCTTATAGAGATCAAAAATTAGCAAGTTTAAGTGGTGCCCAATTTATTGATGAAGATGTACTTGAAAATCCTGGATATTCTGCTGCAAACGATGCTCAACAAAACCCATTTACAAATTATTATGTTTATCTTAGTTCAGGAACCAGAGCAGCTAATTTTTCCGAAAATGTAGCATCTGAAAATATTCAGATTATTTTGAATGGTAACATAGAGGGAGATACACGTCCTGTATACCAAAAATTTAATGGAATTGTTGACGGTAGAAGATCAAGAATGTTCTCTCTTATTGGAGGTAAGGTATTAGGCATTAGACAAGGGAATTTACCAGGGCAGCCAGGAGTGCCATCTGGAACTGCTGTTTCCCGATTCAGCTATGGAATTACTATAGGTAAGGAAACTCCACCTACACTTCCAAATGGTAGTGTGAATATTCCAGAATATGTAAAAATGGCATCATCCAAACCTGGTCCTATTATGACTAAAGCGGAATCTAAGTTTTTACAGGCTGAAGCTGCACTAAGATATCCAAGCCTTTTCTCAAATGCTGCAGGAAATTTTGTTGCAGGTATTACTGCTTCTTATGAATTCTTTGGCGCAACAGGTTCTGCTGCTTATATTGCTGCTATACAGAGTGTTCCTGGTCTTGGATGGACAGGTACTGATACAAACAAAATGGAAGCTATTATGACTCAAAAATGGATTGCATTAACGGGAGTCAATCCGGAGCAATCATTCTTTGATTACACTAAAACGGGTTTCCCTGTTACACTTTCTGCAACCATTGCAACCAATCCAAAACCAAATAGATTAATGTATCCTCTTTCAGAATACATCGCCAATGCAAATAACGTTCCTGCAATAAGTAATGCTGATGTATTTTCAAAAAATCAGTATACTCCATTCTGGGCTAGAAACTAA
- a CDS encoding SusC/RagA family TonB-linked outer membrane protein has product MKKLTTGLLVLVVSSSLAVANAQEKKDTLKTKEIEGVVVTALGIKREKKSLGYASQEIKGGALSDGTTNTGNIAAQLSGKVAGLNVTTNNNFGGSSNLLIRGMKTLGGGNPLIVIDGSPVNNSNTQEKNIDYGNALSDINQDDIESINVLKGAAASALYGERGLNGVIVITTKNGKGKDDGSWGVTFSSAIQVGFIDKSTFPEYQTRYGAGYSQKFGTQASNGLNNANFNADASWGPKFDPNLLVYQWDSFDPFSPNYGKATPWVAAKNGPIKFFNNPASYINSVTLEKGQKGKNISFTYENMMSDGLIPNSHLNKNNFSLKVNYDLTPKLHSTFYSTMTLQDTRGRSITGYSNNPMTGFRQWWQTNVDLKDLEQAYLANINPNVASAANNYGNVTWNRKSAANGAAAYWNNPYFQAYQNYTSDRRFRNFTYAQVTYDLLDNISVTGKVSYDRSNLMAENRLAVGSLPQAFGQSNNTVGSGYARRDILRTETNYDLMVNYKFDITDNINISGVVGGNIRRNYFNSMYASTEGGLIVPGIYALSNSRKSPLATDENEYTTQTNSGYVTASLDFYKKFYLDATWRVDQSSTLFAGNNVYNYPSVTGALIMSEILNTKSWMNFWKLRANYAEVGGTADPYQLVNNYRAAGILNGVGIYNSILTEPFLNLKPQRAKEFEIGTEVHFLRDRITLDFAYYKTKTINQILSPLPTSAAIGYTGKVFNAGRIDNSGVEVQLGLVPIKSKDFTWNIDVNWSKNKNQVVNLYPGITNLLVNSFQGGVSLNAREGEAWGTLVGSDYTYLNGQKVIDPNTGKYLQNPNQVIGNTTPDWIGGIRNSFSYKGFSLSFLIDMRKGGDVFSTDMYYGLSTGLYKETAIGDYRDKDVVLPGVLPNGTPNNIALSQFDNSSSSGYKTQPSSAFIYDGSFIKLREASIGYTLPKSLLAGTKIYDAKISIVGRNLWIIHKNLPYADPEAMVGGGLNSYGWSIGAMPTTRDLGINVTFKF; this is encoded by the coding sequence ATGAAGAAACTAACAACAGGTCTTCTTGTTTTAGTAGTGTCTTCCTCCCTTGCTGTGGCGAATGCCCAGGAAAAGAAAGATACTCTTAAAACAAAAGAAATCGAAGGGGTAGTAGTAACTGCGCTTGGAATCAAGAGAGAGAAAAAATCTTTGGGATATGCTTCCCAGGAAATTAAAGGAGGTGCGCTTTCAGATGGGACGACAAATACCGGAAATATTGCCGCACAATTATCAGGTAAGGTAGCAGGGCTTAATGTTACGACTAATAATAATTTTGGAGGTTCTTCCAATTTGTTGATTAGAGGGATGAAAACGTTAGGAGGAGGAAACCCGTTAATCGTTATTGACGGATCACCTGTCAATAATTCCAATACTCAAGAAAAAAATATAGATTATGGTAATGCCCTTTCTGATATCAATCAGGATGACATTGAATCTATCAACGTACTGAAAGGAGCAGCAGCATCTGCCTTATACGGAGAAAGAGGTTTAAATGGGGTTATTGTAATCACCACTAAAAATGGAAAAGGAAAGGATGACGGGTCCTGGGGAGTGACCTTCTCGTCTGCCATTCAGGTAGGATTTATTGACAAATCAACCTTTCCTGAATACCAGACTAGATATGGGGCCGGTTATTCTCAAAAATTTGGAACACAGGCGTCTAACGGCTTAAACAATGCTAACTTTAATGCTGATGCATCTTGGGGACCAAAATTTGACCCTAATTTATTAGTTTATCAATGGGATTCATTTGATCCTTTTTCACCTAATTATGGAAAAGCAACTCCTTGGGTTGCTGCTAAAAACGGACCGATTAAGTTTTTCAATAATCCTGCAAGCTATATCAATAGTGTAACGTTGGAAAAAGGACAAAAAGGGAAAAATATTAGTTTTACTTACGAAAATATGATGTCTGATGGGTTAATCCCTAATTCTCATCTCAATAAAAATAATTTCTCTTTAAAGGTTAATTATGATCTGACCCCTAAGTTGCACTCTACTTTTTATTCTACAATGACTTTGCAGGACACAAGAGGCCGAAGCATCACGGGATATTCCAATAACCCGATGACAGGTTTCAGACAATGGTGGCAAACCAATGTAGATCTTAAAGATCTTGAGCAGGCATACCTTGCCAATATTAATCCTAATGTTGCCAGTGCAGCTAATAATTATGGTAACGTTACATGGAATAGAAAATCTGCTGCCAATGGGGCTGCAGCATATTGGAACAACCCATATTTTCAGGCTTACCAAAACTATACTTCAGATAGAAGGTTCAGAAACTTTACCTATGCTCAGGTAACCTACGATCTGTTAGATAATATCTCAGTTACCGGAAAAGTTTCTTATGATAGATCAAACCTTATGGCTGAGAACAGACTGGCTGTCGGATCCCTGCCACAGGCTTTCGGACAGTCAAATAATACCGTTGGTTCCGGTTATGCAAGACGTGATATACTAAGAACGGAGACGAACTATGACTTAATGGTGAATTATAAATTCGATATTACGGATAATATTAATATTTCCGGAGTTGTAGGAGGAAATATCAGAAGAAATTATTTTAATTCAATGTATGCTTCAACAGAAGGAGGATTAATAGTTCCTGGTATTTATGCACTATCAAATTCTAGAAAATCACCTTTGGCAACAGATGAAAATGAGTATACAACACAAACCAATTCCGGGTATGTTACTGCTTCATTAGATTTCTATAAAAAATTCTATTTAGATGCAACATGGAGAGTAGATCAAAGTTCAACGTTATTTGCGGGTAACAATGTGTATAATTACCCATCTGTAACAGGAGCATTAATTATGTCTGAAATTCTGAATACTAAAAGTTGGATGAATTTCTGGAAACTAAGAGCGAACTACGCAGAAGTTGGGGGAACGGCAGATCCTTATCAGTTGGTGAATAACTATAGAGCAGCAGGGATTTTAAATGGAGTGGGAATCTATAATTCAATTTTAACGGAACCTTTTCTTAATCTAAAACCTCAAAGAGCAAAAGAATTTGAAATAGGTACTGAAGTTCATTTCTTGAGAGATAGAATAACACTTGACTTTGCTTATTACAAAACAAAAACTATTAATCAGATTCTTTCGCCACTTCCTACATCAGCAGCTATAGGCTATACAGGTAAAGTGTTCAATGCAGGTAGAATTGATAATAGCGGAGTTGAAGTGCAATTAGGTTTGGTGCCGATAAAGTCAAAAGATTTTACATGGAATATCGATGTCAACTGGTCTAAAAATAAAAACCAGGTAGTAAATCTGTATCCGGGTATTACCAATCTTTTAGTAAATAGTTTTCAAGGAGGAGTTTCTTTAAATGCTAGAGAAGGTGAAGCTTGGGGAACATTAGTTGGTTCTGATTATACTTATTTAAACGGACAAAAAGTTATTGATCCAAACACCGGAAAATATTTGCAAAATCCTAATCAGGTAATTGGTAACACTACACCGGATTGGATTGGAGGTATCAGGAACAGTTTCAGTTATAAAGGTTTTTCTTTAAGTTTCTTAATCGATATGCGTAAAGGAGGGGATGTATTCTCAACAGATATGTATTATGGATTATCTACAGGTCTTTATAAAGAAACAGCTATAGGCGACTATAGAGATAAAGATGTTGTTCTGCCTGGTGTTCTTCCGAATGGAACTCCAAATAACATCGCATTATCCCAATTTGATAATAGCAGCTCTAGTGGATATAAAACACAGCCTTCAAGTGCATTTATCTATGATGGTTCATTCATTAAGTTAAGAGAAGCAAGTATTGGATATACGCTTCCTAAGTCTTTATTGGCAGGGACCAAAATTTATGATGCCAAAATTTCGATTGTAGGTAGAAACTTATGGATTATTCATAAAAATTTACCATATGCTGATCCGGAAGCTATGGTAGGTGGAGGACTTAATTCTTATGGATGGTCTATTGGTGCGATGCCAACAACAAGAGATCTTGGGATCAATGTAACATTTAAATTCTAA
- a CDS encoding SusD/RagB family nutrient-binding outer membrane lipoprotein: MKKIILILSVLTISVVSNSCSDKFDEIDINPNSTDKPLTYGIFNSANKELMDNTRDEWQSGRITLPWVQYSAQTGYTEEDRYQYRLSTGVSLWSFSYRVAQDYKQIIDLNTDPVTKVQMANFGPNNNQIAAARVMLSYVFLTLADSFGDIPYYSYGNKDADFQALNIDGTLQPKFASQQKVYADILKELKEASEMVDVNSPVFTSGDNLFSYLENGVRVSKGIKLKKFANSLRLRIATRVKGIVPGAEAHITDAINSGVMTSNADNVGLKYEDNLVNPSPLFDNFRTRTDFAISKTFVQLLKGQTGNYTLDPRLFKFASPVGTTQSDILDGTSVESTDPDDFNGMPYGIPSSLTASQTETANFFSKNILKPGYTEVLMEYSEVEFLLSEKNGWSQANYINGVKASMEKWGVAPADINTYVSALPAASKENVLTQKYIALFMQPYEAWAEYRRTGYPNTLLKPGQTANLNVATTGGQTTYTFTSLISGLTDLPNRLYYPTSVQTLNTANYQAASNAIGGDKMNTKLIWDVN, from the coding sequence ATGAAAAAAATAATTTTAATACTATCTGTACTGACGATATCTGTTGTATCAAATAGCTGTTCAGATAAATTCGATGAAATTGATATAAATCCAAACTCGACAGATAAGCCACTGACATATGGAATATTTAACAGTGCTAATAAAGAGCTCATGGATAATACACGAGATGAATGGCAATCAGGTAGAATAACATTACCATGGGTGCAGTATTCTGCGCAGACTGGATATACTGAGGAAGATAGATATCAATACAGGTTATCAACAGGGGTCTCTCTATGGAGTTTTTCCTATAGAGTAGCTCAGGATTATAAGCAAATTATAGACTTGAATACGGATCCTGTTACAAAAGTACAGATGGCTAACTTTGGTCCAAATAATAATCAGATTGCTGCGGCAAGAGTCATGTTATCATATGTATTTCTTACTCTAGCGGATTCTTTTGGAGATATTCCATATTATTCATACGGAAATAAAGATGCTGATTTTCAGGCATTGAATATTGATGGAACTTTACAGCCAAAATTTGCAAGCCAACAAAAGGTGTATGCGGATATTTTAAAAGAGCTAAAAGAAGCATCTGAAATGGTAGATGTTAACTCACCTGTATTTACTTCTGGAGATAATTTATTTTCATATTTAGAAAATGGCGTAAGGGTAAGTAAAGGTATTAAGCTTAAGAAATTTGCCAATTCTTTGAGATTGAGAATCGCAACAAGAGTGAAGGGGATAGTTCCGGGAGCTGAAGCCCATATAACTGATGCTATTAATTCTGGTGTAATGACTTCTAATGCTGATAATGTTGGGCTTAAATATGAAGACAATCTTGTGAATCCATCTCCATTATTTGATAATTTCCGTACTAGAACTGATTTTGCAATTTCTAAGACTTTTGTACAGCTTCTAAAAGGGCAGACAGGAAATTATACATTGGATCCACGTTTATTTAAATTTGCAAGTCCTGTGGGAACCACTCAAAGTGATATTTTAGACGGAACATCTGTTGAATCTACAGACCCTGATGATTTTAATGGTATGCCGTATGGTATTCCTAGCTCACTAACAGCGAGTCAAACAGAAACAGCTAACTTCTTTAGCAAAAATATCCTAAAACCAGGATATACAGAAGTCTTAATGGAATATTCCGAAGTTGAGTTTTTACTAAGTGAAAAAAATGGTTGGTCGCAAGCAAATTATATAAATGGAGTAAAAGCTTCTATGGAAAAATGGGGTGTAGCTCCCGCGGATATCAATACATATGTTAGTGCCTTACCGGCTGCTTCTAAGGAAAATGTTCTTACGCAAAAATATATTGCTTTGTTTATGCAGCCTTATGAGGCCTGGGCGGAATATAGAAGAACGGGTTATCCAAATACTTTACTTAAGCCTGGGCAAACAGCTAATCTGAATGTTGCAACAACGGGCGGACAAACTACATATACATTTACATCATTAATTTCCGGGTTAACTGATTTACCTAATAGACTATATTATCCGACAAGTGTTCAAACATTAAATACAGCTAATTATCAGGCTGCATCAAATGCTATCGGAGGAGATAAGATGAATACCAAATTAATTTGGGATGTAAACTAA
- a CDS encoding SusD/RagB family nutrient-binding outer membrane lipoprotein, with protein MKNIIKISLMAACVGLGLTSCQSDLTSLNDDPKHPSILPSENLLATAMYQSSYYMDNPSVNFNNYRFFTQQWAETQYPDETQYNLVTRNQPRNHFNRMYVYSINNIKQAKANLKNEVETDENVRTNKLATLEIEEIFIWENLVDTYGDVPYSEAFKPDENLTPKYDDAKTIYLDLIKRIDAATAMIKPSVTGYADLVYGGNMNKWKKFANSIKLRLGMNLADADPALAQSTVESAIAGGVISSDDEAYKFKYDGNTFSNPVFDNLVASNRNDFIPSELTIKTMSTLADPRMEVWFTKVKGVYKGGVFGELNDPYSDFSHLGDYFRSPTTASNLLSYAEVAFLKAEAAARGYSVGGTAADLYIAAVTESMRENGVSPANTATYLAANPLNITNWKQSIGVQAWIAMFNKGFASWNFTRRLDYPILVNPPKSNLSSVPYRMPYSDQEYVLNGDNVKAAAAKIGGDKATTKLFWDKF; from the coding sequence ATGAAAAATATTATAAAAATAAGTTTGATGGCTGCATGTGTTGGGCTAGGGTTAACTTCATGTCAAAGTGATTTGACTTCCCTTAATGATGATCCTAAACATCCGTCAATTCTTCCGTCTGAAAATTTATTAGCCACGGCTATGTATCAGTCGTCCTACTATATGGATAATCCTAGTGTGAACTTTAATAACTACAGGTTCTTTACGCAGCAATGGGCGGAAACTCAATATCCGGATGAAACCCAATATAATCTGGTAACCCGTAACCAGCCTCGTAATCATTTTAACAGAATGTATGTTTACAGTATTAATAATATTAAACAGGCAAAAGCTAATCTGAAGAATGAGGTAGAGACAGATGAAAATGTACGAACCAATAAATTGGCAACTTTAGAGATTGAAGAAATTTTTATTTGGGAAAATCTGGTAGATACCTATGGTGATGTTCCTTATTCTGAGGCATTTAAGCCTGATGAGAACTTAACACCTAAATATGATGATGCTAAAACTATTTATCTTGATCTGATCAAAAGAATTGATGCAGCTACTGCAATGATAAAACCTTCAGTTACCGGCTATGCTGATTTAGTGTACGGAGGTAATATGAATAAATGGAAAAAATTTGCTAATTCCATTAAACTAAGACTAGGAATGAATTTAGCAGATGCTGATCCTGCATTAGCACAATCTACGGTTGAATCTGCAATTGCAGGAGGAGTTATTTCTTCTGATGATGAAGCCTACAAATTTAAGTATGATGGAAATACATTCTCAAATCCTGTATTTGATAACTTAGTGGCTTCCAACAGAAATGACTTTATCCCTAGTGAGCTAACGATTAAAACAATGAGTACACTTGCAGATCCGAGAATGGAAGTTTGGTTTACAAAAGTGAAGGGAGTTTACAAAGGCGGAGTTTTTGGAGAATTAAATGATCCTTATTCTGATTTTTCGCATTTAGGGGATTATTTTAGATCTCCAACTACTGCATCTAATTTATTGAGCTATGCAGAAGTTGCATTCTTAAAAGCTGAAGCTGCTGCAAGAGGATATTCTGTAGGAGGTACTGCTGCTGATCTTTATATTGCTGCTGTAACAGAATCTATGAGAGAAAATGGAGTAAGCCCTGCTAATACGGCCACCTATCTAGCTGCTAATCCACTTAATATAACCAACTGGAAACAATCTATCGGTGTACAAGCATGGATTGCCATGTTCAACAAAGGATTTGCCAGCTGGAACTTTACAAGACGTTTGGATTATCCGATTCTTGTAAATCCACCAAAGTCCAATTTATCTTCTGTTCCGTACAGAATGCCGTATTCTGATCAGGAATATGTATTAAATGGAGATAATGTGAAAGCAGCAGCTGCTAAAATCGGAGGAGATAAAGCAACAACAAAACTTTTCTGGGATAAATTTTAA